A stretch of the Zonotrichia albicollis isolate bZonAlb1 chromosome 29, bZonAlb1.hap1, whole genome shotgun sequence genome encodes the following:
- the ONECUT3 gene encoding one cut domain family member 3 isoform X2 produces the protein MELAMENLGSLHGVPHSQPAELLSPAHGRQSSHRNLVPHGRPAMVSGMASILEGGDYRGEHSLGAPLHPAMSMSCESPSGMSLSSTYTTLTPLQHLPPISTVSEKFHHPHHHHHHHHPHQRLAGNVSGSFTLMRDERSLASMGNLYSHYPKDMPAMGQPLSPLPNGLGSLHNAQQPLAPYGPAGHLPNEKMLSPNGFDSHAAMLSRGEEHLARGLAAPSSAMMPPLNGMHPHGHPHGQPGASLLGERERPAPGPGSQPGGSGQVEEINTKEVAQRITAELKRYSIPQAIFAQRILCRSQGTLSDLLRNPKPWSKLKSGRETFRRMWKWLQEPEFQRMSALRLAALVPVPVRGRRSPSDGLVRVTEPRIDDHAGPLEMAPAAFLLFPAQFPPSRRPSADEPLIIQPGDEGAAAPAAPRSLRPRSPQGAPQKRRGPTEKHLGSSWPCPARPLGPFIPRSALIPTNSAGARGGRGAPTVPLLGVPARV, from the exons ATGGAGCTGGCGATGGAGAACCTGGGCAGCCTGCACGGAGTCCCGCACTCGCAGCCCGCCGAGCTGCTGAGCCCCGCGCACGGGCGGCAGAGCTCGCACCGCAACCTGGTGCCGCACGGCCGGCCCGCCATGGTCTCGGGCATGGCCTCCATCCTGGAGGGGGGCGACTACCGCGGCGAGCACAGCCTGGGAGCCCCGCTGCACCCCGCCATGAGCATGTCCTGCGAGTCGCCCTCCGGCATGAGCCTGAGCAGCACCTACACCACGCTGACTCCCCTGCAGCACCTGCCGCCCATCTCCACCGTGTCGGAGAAGTTCCACCACccgcaccaccaccaccaccaccatcaccCGCACCAGCGCCTGGCCGGCAACGTCAGCGGCAGCTTCACCCTCATGCGCGACGAGCGGAGCTTGGCCTCCATGGGCAACCTCTACAGCCACTACCCCAAGGACATGCCGGCCATGGGGCAGCCCCTATCGCCACTGCCCAACGGGCTGGGCAGCCTCCACAACGCCCAGCAGCCGCTGGCTCCCTACGGCCCCGCCGGCCACTTGCCCAACGAGAAGATGCTCTCGCCCAACGGCTTCGACTCGCACGCCGCGATGCTGTCCCGGGGCGAGGAGCACCTGGCGCGGGGGCTGGCGGCGCCCAGCTCGGCCATGATGCCTCCGCTCAACGGGATGCACCCGCACGGGCACCCGCACGGGCAGCCCGGAGCGTCGCTGCTGGGAGAGCGGGAGCGCCCcgcgcccggccccggctcccAGCCCGGCGGCTCCGGCCAGGTGGAGGAGATCAACACCAAGGAGGTGGCCCAGAGGATCACGGCCGAGCTGAAGCGGTACAGCATCCCGCAGGCCATCTTCGCGCAGAGGATCTTGTGCCGCTCCCAGGGGACCCTCTCGGACCTGCTGCGGAACCCCAAGCCCTGGAGTAAGCTCAAGTCCGGCCGGGAGACTTTCCGCAGGATGTGGAAATGGTTGCAGGAGCCGGAATTTCAGAGGATGTCGGCGCTCAGACTGGCAG CCctggtcccggtcccggtccggGGCCGCAGGAGTCCATCTGATGGATTAGTCCGAGTCACTGAGCCGCGGATCGATGACCACGCCGGGCCCTTAGAAATGGCACCCGCCgctttcctcctctttccagCCCAGTTCCCCCCGTCCCGCCGCCCCTCCGCAGATGAACCATTAATTATTCAGCCGGGAGATGAGGGGGCCGCAGCTCCGGCCGCCCCCCGCTCCCTCCGGCCCCGCTCGCCCCAAGGGGCTCCGCAGAAGAGGAGGGGTCCCACGGAGAAACatctgggcagcagctggccgTGCCCAGCGCGTCCCCTCGGGCCATTCATCCCCCGCTCCGCATTAATCCCCACCAACTCCGCCGGGGCCCGTGGGGGACGCGGAGCTCCCACGGTGCCACTTCTGGGGGTCCCCGCACGGGTGTGA